In Vicingaceae bacterium, the following proteins share a genomic window:
- a CDS encoding cobalamin adenosyltransferase yields MKIYTKKGDQGQTSLFGGERLSKNHIRIEAYGSVDELNSWIGLVRDSIAPIELEQELLLQIQEELFVIGSYLATKNEKSKKHLPPMNPGIVEQMEQAIDRMQESLPPMKHFILPGGHPWVSFCHIARCVCRRSERAVVSLSKQEPIDAGILPFLNRLSDYLFVLARMISNRLNAKENPWIPKHNK; encoded by the coding sequence ATGAAAATATATACCAAAAAAGGCGATCAAGGGCAAACTTCGCTTTTTGGCGGAGAAAGATTATCCAAAAATCATATCCGAATCGAAGCATATGGAAGTGTCGATGAACTTAATTCATGGATTGGACTTGTTCGTGATTCAATTGCTCCCATTGAATTAGAACAAGAACTTCTGCTGCAAATCCAAGAAGAGTTATTTGTCATTGGTTCTTATTTAGCCACAAAAAACGAAAAATCCAAAAAACACCTGCCGCCTATGAATCCCGGAATTGTAGAACAAATGGAACAAGCCATAGACCGGATGCAGGAAAGTTTACCCCCTATGAAACACTTCATTCTCCCGGGAGGCCACCCATGGGTGTCATTTTGCCACATTGCCAGATGTGTTTGTCGCCGTTCGGAACGTGCTGTGGTTTCTCTAAGCAAACAAGAACCCATAGATGCAGGCATCTTACCATTTCTCAACCGGCTTTCCGACTATCTGTTTGTCCTGGCCCGCATGATTTCCAATCGTCTAAACGCAAAAGAAAATCCATGGATACCTAAACACAATAAATAA
- the secA gene encoding protein translocase subunit SecA, which translates to MHKLNKRKAMLESIGKLVKKIFGSKQERDLKAIMPIVEKINEEFSKLQDISDDELRKKTTEFKNYIRSKTKDVVDKIEQLKTQVAQEELPSKEKEKIFKQIEELKKQELDLIEEALNEILPQAFAVVKETARRLKEKGFLKVKATEFDRDLAAFKPNVKIEGDYAIWSNRWIAAGNEVVWDMVHYDVQLIGGVVIHQGKIAEMATGEGKTLVSTLPVYLNALAGKGVHLVTVNDYLAKRDSEWMGPLFEFHQLTVDCIDKHEPHSPGRKKAYQADITYGTNNEFGFDYLRDNMVFSPDEIVQRGHHYAIVDEVDSVLIDDARTPLIISGPTPKGDKHEYYQLKPLVEKLVNAQKRYVTTALADAKRLLEEYENATDSKTKKRLKEEGGLALLRVHRGMPKYKPLIKFLSEPGIKQILIETENYYLQDQAKEMPKVDAELYFVIDEKTNSVDLTDKGIDLISQGAEDKNFFVIPDIAAELSQIENANISEEEKLKRKEKLIQEYQVKADRIHTIHQLLKAYTLFERDVEYVIMDGKVKIVDEQTGRIMEGRRYSDGLHQAIEAKENVKVEAATQTYATITLQNYFRMYHKLAGMTGTAETEAGEFWEIYKLDVVVIPTNKPVIRKDFDDLVFKTKREKYKAVIDEIEKLVSQGRPVLVGTTSVEISEQLSRMLKMKNIKHNVLNAKLHAKEAEIVAEAGKAGTVTIATNMAGRGTDIKLGPGVKEAGGLAIIGTERHESRRVDRQLRGRAGRQGDPGTSQFFVSLEDDLMRLFGSERIAKMMDSMGHKEGEVIQHSLITKSIERAQKKVEENNFGIRKRLLEYDDVMNSQRTVIYEKRRNALFGDKIQIDIENMINDLAEVIVDEYKSANDYDGFKLDVLKTFSIDPNITPQEFSSMTYEEIHEKLTRQIFDTLKRKGQIIAEKAYPVLKHIYETQGTHVNNVIIPFTDGVKTINTIVPLKETIEKEGRNLLLLFEKSVALGMIDLHWKEHLRELDDLKQSVQSAVYEQKDPLLVYKFEAFELFKQLLNNINRDVVSFIMRAQLPDPSENEKETPVKSAPEKSISQPRLETGRGNNVPPPPLQGQERAHQPTQTQVKEPIIAEKKVGRNEPCPCGSGKKFKHCHGK; encoded by the coding sequence TTGCATAAATTAAACAAAAGAAAAGCCATGTTAGAATCAATCGGTAAACTGGTAAAAAAAATTTTCGGAAGCAAACAAGAAAGGGATCTAAAAGCCATCATGCCAATTGTTGAAAAAATCAACGAAGAATTTTCCAAATTACAAGATATAAGCGACGATGAACTCCGCAAAAAAACAACTGAGTTTAAAAACTATATTCGGTCGAAGACCAAAGACGTGGTGGATAAAATAGAACAACTTAAAACGCAGGTTGCACAAGAAGAATTGCCTTCTAAAGAAAAAGAAAAAATTTTCAAACAAATAGAAGAATTAAAAAAACAAGAGCTTGACCTTATCGAAGAGGCGCTCAATGAAATACTTCCTCAGGCATTTGCTGTGGTGAAAGAAACAGCCAGAAGATTGAAAGAAAAGGGATTTCTCAAAGTGAAAGCTACCGAATTTGACAGAGATTTAGCCGCTTTTAAGCCCAATGTAAAAATAGAAGGCGATTACGCCATCTGGTCTAATCGTTGGATTGCCGCAGGAAATGAGGTTGTTTGGGACATGGTTCATTATGATGTGCAATTGATTGGTGGAGTAGTCATTCATCAGGGAAAGATAGCTGAAATGGCCACCGGTGAAGGTAAAACACTGGTGAGTACCCTGCCTGTATATTTGAATGCATTGGCAGGAAAAGGTGTGCATCTTGTTACTGTCAACGATTATTTGGCCAAACGTGACTCCGAGTGGATGGGACCATTGTTTGAATTTCATCAACTCACCGTAGATTGCATTGACAAACATGAACCACATTCTCCGGGAAGAAAAAAAGCGTATCAAGCCGACATCACATATGGAACCAACAATGAATTCGGTTTTGATTATTTACGTGACAATATGGTTTTTTCTCCTGATGAAATCGTGCAAAGAGGGCATCATTATGCAATTGTAGACGAGGTTGATTCGGTTCTTATCGATGATGCCAGAACACCATTGATCATCTCAGGACCAACACCGAAAGGAGACAAGCATGAATATTACCAACTAAAGCCGTTGGTAGAAAAACTTGTCAATGCGCAAAAACGTTATGTCACAACCGCTTTGGCCGATGCGAAAAGATTGTTGGAAGAATACGAAAATGCTACTGACTCTAAAACAAAAAAACGCTTAAAAGAAGAAGGGGGTCTGGCATTGTTGCGTGTACACAGAGGTATGCCCAAATATAAACCATTGATAAAATTCTTAAGCGAGCCCGGAATAAAACAAATTTTAATCGAAACCGAAAATTATTATTTGCAAGATCAAGCCAAAGAAATGCCCAAGGTTGATGCCGAACTTTATTTTGTAATCGATGAAAAAACTAATAGTGTGGATCTCACCGACAAAGGTATTGATCTAATTTCACAAGGTGCCGAAGATAAAAATTTCTTTGTAATTCCTGACATAGCTGCCGAGCTGTCACAAATAGAAAATGCAAATATTTCGGAAGAAGAAAAATTAAAAAGAAAAGAGAAATTGATTCAAGAATATCAAGTCAAGGCCGACCGCATTCATACTATCCATCAGCTTCTCAAGGCATACACATTGTTTGAAAGAGATGTGGAATATGTTATCATGGACGGTAAAGTAAAAATTGTCGATGAGCAAACCGGTCGTATTATGGAAGGCCGCCGTTATTCCGACGGTTTGCATCAAGCCATAGAAGCCAAAGAAAATGTTAAAGTGGAAGCCGCCACCCAAACCTATGCCACAATTACGTTGCAAAATTATTTCAGAATGTATCACAAACTTGCCGGTATGACCGGTACAGCCGAAACCGAAGCCGGTGAATTTTGGGAAATATACAAACTTGATGTCGTAGTCATTCCTACCAACAAACCGGTCATTAGAAAAGATTTCGACGATTTGGTATTCAAAACCAAACGCGAAAAATATAAAGCCGTGATAGATGAGATTGAAAAACTTGTTTCGCAAGGCAGGCCGGTCCTTGTGGGAACAACCTCAGTCGAAATCAGTGAACAATTAAGCAGAATGCTTAAAATGAAAAACATTAAACATAATGTGCTTAACGCAAAACTACACGCCAAGGAAGCCGAAATTGTAGCCGAAGCAGGCAAAGCCGGAACTGTTACTATCGCAACAAATATGGCAGGACGTGGTACGGACATCAAACTTGGCCCGGGTGTGAAAGAAGCCGGAGGTCTGGCCATCATTGGCACCGAACGTCACGAATCCCGCAGGGTAGACCGTCAGTTAAGGGGACGCGCTGGCCGACAAGGTGATCCGGGTACGTCACAGTTTTTTGTTTCTCTGGAAGACGACCTGATGCGTCTTTTCGGTTCGGAACGTATTGCAAAAATGATGGACAGCATGGGGCATAAAGAGGGTGAGGTGATACAACACTCTTTGATTACCAAATCCATTGAAAGAGCCCAAAAGAAAGTAGAAGAAAACAATTTCGGCATTCGTAAACGTTTGCTTGAATATGACGATGTGATGAATTCACAAAGAACCGTTATATACGAAAAAAGACGTAATGCCCTGTTTGGTGATAAGATTCAAATTGATATTGAAAACATGATCAATGACCTTGCTGAGGTGATTGTGGATGAATATAAATCTGCCAACGATTACGATGGCTTTAAACTGGATGTACTCAAAACATTTTCTATTGACCCTAATATCACACCACAAGAATTCAGCTCTATGACTTATGAGGAGATTCATGAAAAACTCACCCGTCAAATTTTTGACACTTTAAAACGTAAAGGACAAATCATTGCCGAAAAAGCATATCCTGTTTTAAAACATATTTATGAAACACAAGGCACACATGTAAACAACGTGATTATTCCGTTTACTGATGGTGTAAAAACCATCAATACCATAGTTCCTTTAAAAGAAACAATAGAAAAAGAAGGACGTAATTTATTGTTGCTTTTTGAAAAAAGTGTTGCTTTAGGAATGATTGACCTGCACTGGAAAGAACATTTAAGAGAACTAGACGATTTGAAGCAATCGGTACAGAGTGCAGTATATGAACAAAAAGACCCCTTATTGGTTTATAAATTCGAAGCGTTTGAGTTGTTTAAACAATTGCTCAACAACATTAACAGAGATGTAGTTTCGTTTATTATGCGTGCCCAACTACCCGACCCATCTGAAAATGAAAAAGAAACTCCTGTCAAAAGTGCACCTGAAAAAAGCATTTCACAACCTAGATTAGAAACAGGCCGGGGAAACAACGTACCTCCTCCTCCCTTACAAGGTCAGGAAAGAGCACACCAACCAACGCAGACTCAGGTAAAAGAACCAATCATTGCCGAAAAAAAAGTTGGCCGCAACGAACCATGCCCATGCGGAAGTGGTAAAAAATTCAAACATTGCCATGGTAAATAA
- a CDS encoding magnesium chelatase: MLVKTYGCAVYGINAFLITIEVNIDPGVKFFLVGLPDNAVKESQQRIEAALKNTGYKLPAKKIVINMAPADIKKEGSAYDLPLAVGILAASDQISTDKLNDYLIMGELSLDGSLRPIKGALPIAIEAKKQGFKGFILPSVNAKEAAIVEGLEVIGVDHLPEVLDFLEDRTDIPPTVFNVQDEFEKNAGVYDVDFSDVRGQENVKRAFEIAAAGGHNIILIGPPGAGKTMLAKRLTSILPPMTLEEALETTKIHSVSGKLKEVSLITRRPFRSPHHTISDVALVGGGAVPQPGEISLAHNGILFLDELPEFKRTVLEVLRQPLEERKVTISRAKFAVEYPAGFSLVASMNPCPCGYLNHPEKECICSPQAVQRYLSKISGPLLDRIDLHIEVTPVKFDELSSSQPGESSASIRTRVIKAREIQLTRFRSHAGIFCNAQMTTRMIRQYCQLDETGKSLLKNAMEKLDLSARAYDRILRVARTIADLDQSESIRPHHIAEAIQYRSLDRENWGK; encoded by the coding sequence ATGCTCGTTAAAACTTATGGCTGTGCTGTTTATGGCATAAATGCCTTTTTGATTACCATTGAAGTTAATATCGACCCCGGAGTAAAATTTTTTTTAGTTGGTCTGCCGGATAATGCGGTGAAAGAAAGCCAACAACGCATAGAGGCAGCTTTGAAAAATACTGGTTATAAGTTGCCCGCAAAGAAAATTGTCATCAATATGGCTCCCGCCGATATAAAAAAAGAAGGGAGCGCATATGATCTTCCGTTGGCTGTGGGAATTTTGGCTGCTTCAGATCAAATATCCACCGATAAGTTGAATGATTATCTAATCATGGGCGAGCTTTCATTGGACGGAAGTTTACGACCCATCAAAGGAGCATTGCCAATTGCCATTGAAGCAAAGAAGCAAGGTTTCAAAGGTTTTATACTTCCGTCTGTAAATGCTAAGGAGGCAGCAATCGTGGAGGGATTGGAGGTGATAGGTGTGGATCATTTACCTGAAGTGTTAGATTTTCTGGAGGATCGTACAGACATACCGCCTACAGTATTCAATGTTCAAGATGAGTTTGAAAAAAATGCCGGTGTTTATGATGTTGATTTTTCTGATGTGAGAGGACAAGAAAATGTCAAACGTGCTTTTGAAATAGCCGCTGCCGGGGGACATAATATTATTTTGATCGGCCCACCCGGGGCTGGTAAAACTATGTTGGCAAAACGCCTTACTTCTATTTTACCTCCCATGACTCTTGAAGAAGCATTGGAAACCACAAAAATTCATTCGGTGAGTGGAAAGTTAAAAGAAGTGTCCTTGATTACCCGTCGTCCTTTCAGGAGCCCCCATCATACGATTAGCGATGTGGCTTTGGTTGGCGGAGGGGCTGTACCTCAGCCCGGAGAGATTTCCCTTGCTCATAACGGCATTTTATTTCTAGATGAATTACCTGAATTTAAAAGAACTGTTCTGGAGGTGTTGCGTCAGCCCCTGGAAGAAAGGAAGGTTACGATCTCCAGAGCAAAATTTGCAGTGGAATATCCTGCCGGTTTTTCATTGGTTGCTTCAATGAATCCATGTCCATGTGGCTATCTAAATCATCCCGAAAAAGAATGTATATGTTCTCCACAGGCTGTTCAACGTTATTTGAGTAAGATTTCGGGGCCTTTGCTTGACCGTATCGATTTACATATTGAAGTGACGCCCGTGAAGTTTGACGAATTAAGCAGTTCTCAACCCGGTGAAAGCAGTGCTTCCATACGCACACGTGTCATAAAAGCACGCGAGATTCAACTGACTCGATTTCGATCCCATGCCGGAATTTTTTGCAATGCTCAAATGACTACCCGGATGATTCGTCAATATTGTCAATTGGATGAAACCGGGAAATCACTCCTGAAAAATGCTATGGAAAAACTCGATTTGTCTGCCAGGGCATACGACCGTATATTACGCGTGGCAAGAACCATTGCAGATTTGGATCAATCTGAAAGTATACGTCCGCATCATATTGCCGAAGCTATTCAATACAGAAGCTTGGATAGAGAAAACTGGGGGAAATAA